In a genomic window of Pseudomonadota bacterium:
- a CDS encoding DUF2293 domain-containing protein: MSGEKTKPYELSVFITSGEAQCDGCGEKLGKGAWIMLQGSEKKAVCLSCGDLDHLVFLPSGDMALTRRSRKYSKLSAIVLKWSRVRKRYERQGLLVENEAVERADEDCKADAGQREIRRTQAALRRAELDEKYLVAFAGRVRELFPGCPAGREKVIAEHACRKYSGRVGRCAAAKELDENAVRLAVTAHIRHQETDYDALLLIGIDRIAAREQVRERIGDLLQRWGTAGP, from the coding sequence ATGAGTGGGGAAAAAACCAAACCATATGAGTTGTCTGTCTTTATCACCTCCGGTGAGGCGCAATGTGATGGGTGCGGTGAGAAACTCGGCAAAGGGGCCTGGATCATGCTGCAGGGGAGCGAGAAAAAAGCGGTGTGTCTGAGCTGCGGTGATCTGGACCATCTGGTCTTTCTGCCGTCGGGTGATATGGCGCTGACCCGGCGTTCCCGGAAGTATTCGAAACTGTCCGCGATTGTGCTGAAATGGAGCCGGGTCCGGAAACGATATGAGCGGCAGGGGCTGCTGGTCGAAAACGAGGCTGTTGAGCGGGCGGACGAGGACTGCAAGGCGGATGCGGGGCAACGGGAAATACGGCGTACCCAGGCTGCGCTGCGCAGAGCGGAACTTGATGAAAAGTATCTGGTCGCCTTTGCCGGGCGGGTCAGGGAACTGTTTCCCGGTTGCCCGGCCGGGCGGGAGAAGGTCATTGCCGAACACGCCTGCCGTAAATACAGCGGTCGGGTCGGTCGCTGTGCTGCGGCAAAAGAGCTGGACGAGAATGCGGTGCGGCTGGCGGTTACCGCCCATATCCGCCATCAGGAAACGGACTATGATGCGCTTCTTCTGATAGGTATCGACAGGATTGCGGCGCGGGAACAGGTGCGGGAGCGGATCGGCGATCTCCTGCAGAGGTGGGGGACAGCCGGACCATAA
- the tgt gene encoding tRNA guanosine(34) transglycosylase Tgt, with amino-acid sequence MNRSPFTLLKKSSECAARRGEVKTAHGVIQTPVFMPVGTQATVKGVTPENLKELGAQIILGNTYHLFVRPGHQLIRKLGGLHRFMHWDGPILTDSGGFQIFSLSDLAKITEEGAAFKSHLDGSDLFLSPESAVQVQEALGSDIMMVLDTCIPYPATREQTIAGTELTGRWARRCRAAHTNRDLLLFGIVQGGMHEDLRAMAIEELVGIGFDGYALGGLSVGESPEQMMDITEYTAAIMPQDYPIYLMGVGRPEDLVEAVWRGVDMFDCVMPTRNARNGMLFTSTGRLVIKNARFKDDPRPIDEACSCYVCRNYSRAYLRHLYMAREILSSQLNTIHNLHYYVNLMDGMRKAIEEDRFAAFRRNFYAMRETEGEDREDRS; translated from the coding sequence ATGAACAGAAGCCCTTTTACCTTACTTAAAAAATCCAGTGAATGCGCGGCCCGCCGCGGTGAGGTCAAGACCGCCCACGGGGTGATCCAGACCCCGGTCTTCATGCCGGTGGGCACCCAGGCGACGGTCAAGGGGGTGACCCCGGAGAATTTAAAGGAGTTGGGAGCGCAGATTATTCTCGGCAACACCTATCATCTTTTTGTCCGGCCCGGCCATCAGCTGATCCGCAAGCTTGGCGGCCTGCACCGGTTCATGCACTGGGACGGGCCGATCCTCACCGACAGCGGCGGGTTCCAGATCTTCAGCTTAAGCGATCTGGCGAAGATCACCGAGGAAGGGGCGGCCTTCAAATCCCATCTCGACGGCTCCGATCTCTTCCTCTCCCCGGAGAGCGCGGTGCAGGTCCAGGAGGCTTTGGGCTCGGACATCATGATGGTTCTTGATACCTGTATTCCGTATCCGGCAACTCGGGAGCAGACCATCGCCGGCACCGAACTCACCGGACGCTGGGCCAGGCGCTGCCGGGCGGCCCACACCAATCGGGATCTGCTTCTTTTCGGGATCGTCCAGGGCGGGATGCATGAGGACCTGCGGGCCATGGCCATCGAGGAACTGGTCGGGATCGGTTTTGACGGATACGCGCTCGGGGGCTTGAGTGTCGGGGAGTCGCCGGAGCAGATGATGGACATCACCGAGTACACGGCGGCGATCATGCCGCAGGACTATCCGATCTACCTGATGGGGGTCGGCAGGCCAGAGGACCTGGTCGAGGCGGTCTGGCGCGGGGTTGACATGTTCGACTGCGTGATGCCGACCAGGAACGCCAGAAACGGAATGCTCTTTACATCAACGGGCAGGCTTGTTATAAAAAACGCACGTTTTAAGGACGACCCCAGGCCGATTGACGAAGCATGCAGCTGCTATGTCTGTCGGAACTATTCCAGGGCCTATCTCAGGCACCTGTACATGGCCCGGGAGATCCTTTCCTCCCAGCTGAACACGATTCACAATCTGCATTATTATGTGAATCTCATGGATGGGATGAGAAAAGCGATTGAAGAAGACCGGTTTGCCGCATTCCGGCGTAATTTTTACGCCATGCGCGAAACGGAGGGTGAAGACAGGGAAGATCGAAGTTGA
- the rph gene encoding ribonuclease PH, translating to MRSNNRGDHEIRPITIEYNFQHQADGSVLIRMGNTHVLCAVSVEESVPPWLADTGKGWITAEYGMLPGATNTRNRREVNGRSGRTMEIQRLIGRSLRMMVPLDSFGERTLRVDCDVLNADGGTRTASITGAALALREAFKGLVAKGLLAELPEITPVSAISVGMVGGRCLLDLDYSEDSTAEVDANFVMTGDGRLIEVQGSAEGKPFYPLDFSTMLDLALQGNEAIMEQLWTVS from the coding sequence ATGCGAAGCAATAACCGGGGCGATCACGAGATCAGGCCCATTACCATTGAGTACAACTTCCAGCATCAGGCCGACGGCTCGGTGCTGATCAGGATGGGAAACACCCATGTCCTCTGTGCGGTAAGCGTGGAGGAATCGGTGCCGCCGTGGCTGGCCGATACCGGCAAGGGGTGGATCACCGCCGAATACGGGATGCTCCCCGGCGCGACCAATACCCGGAACCGCCGCGAAGTGAACGGCCGGTCGGGGCGGACCATGGAGATCCAGAGGCTGATCGGCCGCTCTTTGCGGATGATGGTCCCCCTTGACTCCTTCGGCGAGCGGACCCTGCGGGTGGACTGTGATGTGTTGAACGCCGACGGCGGCACCCGGACTGCTTCGATCACCGGCGCGGCTCTGGCGCTTCGGGAGGCCTTCAAGGGGCTGGTCGCCAAGGGATTGCTTGCCGAGCTGCCGGAGATCACCCCGGTTTCTGCAATCAGTGTCGGGATGGTCGGCGGCAGGTGCCTGCTTGATCTTGACTACAGTGAGGACTCAACCGCCGAAGTCGACGCCAATTTCGTGATGACCGGCGATGGCAGGCTGATTGAGGTCCAGGGCAGCGCCGAAGGAAAGCCGTTTTATCCCCTCGATTTTTCCACCATGCTTGATCTGGCGCTGCAGGGCAATGAGGCGATCATGGAACAGCTCTGGACTGTTTCCTGA
- a CDS encoding ATP-binding protein: MERSQKSLIINDLEKKMVFLTGPRQIGKTWLAQNVANEFEKSVYLNYDNFQDREIIQKASWLADTEIVVLDELHKMEGWKNYLKGVYDTKPPGLRILVTGSARLETFRQSGDSLAGRFFRHRLGPFTAAEIKDPEQSDLEKLMDRGGFPEPFLAADHEDANRWRLQYIDGLIRTDILDFEKVHDLRAIQLTLELLRQRVGAPISYTSLAGDVNCSPNTIKKYIAIFEALFIVFRVSPYHRNIARSLLKEPKIYFYDTGMVKGDSGIRFENMAAVSLLKHMNAIEDYEGRRSALHYLRTKEKKEVDFCLQVEDEPPILIEAKLTDNAISSSLRYFHQKYGFPATQLVKDLRNDRLDDSIEVRKALPFLKQLKL, from the coding sequence ATGGAACGGTCTCAGAAGAGTCTCATTATTAACGATCTTGAAAAAAAGATGGTGTTTCTGACCGGACCAAGGCAGATCGGGAAAACCTGGCTGGCGCAAAACGTTGCCAATGAGTTCGAAAAATCGGTCTATCTCAATTACGACAACTTTCAGGATCGGGAAATAATCCAGAAAGCGTCCTGGCTTGCCGATACCGAAATTGTAGTCCTTGATGAGCTGCACAAGATGGAAGGGTGGAAAAACTACCTGAAAGGCGTTTACGATACCAAGCCGCCCGGTTTACGGATTCTTGTTACCGGCAGCGCCCGTCTCGAGACCTTCCGACAGAGCGGCGATTCGCTGGCCGGACGATTTTTCAGGCACAGGCTGGGCCCCTTTACCGCAGCTGAAATAAAAGATCCCGAACAAAGCGATCTCGAAAAACTCATGGATCGGGGCGGCTTTCCCGAGCCGTTTCTCGCCGCTGATCATGAAGATGCAAATCGTTGGCGACTCCAGTATATCGACGGCCTGATCCGGACCGATATCCTTGATTTTGAAAAAGTCCATGATCTCAGGGCAATCCAGCTTACCCTGGAGCTGCTCAGACAGCGGGTCGGGGCCCCGATTTCCTACACCTCGCTTGCCGGGGATGTGAATTGCTCTCCCAACACCATCAAGAAATATATCGCCATTTTTGAGGCGCTTTTTATCGTTTTCCGGGTTTCACCGTATCATCGGAACATCGCAAGATCATTATTGAAGGAGCCGAAGATCTATTTTTACGATACCGGCATGGTCAAGGGCGACAGCGGCATCCGTTTTGAAAACATGGCGGCGGTATCGCTGTTGAAGCACATGAACGCTATAGAAGATTATGAGGGGCGCCGCAGCGCATTGCACTATCTGCGAACCAAGGAGAAAAAGGAAGTGGATTTCTGCCTGCAGGTAGAAGATGAGCCGCCCATATTAATTGAAGCAAAACTCACCGACAATGCAATCAGCTCCTCATTGAGGTATTTTCATCAAAAATATGGCTTCCCGGCCACGCAGCTGGTGAAGGACCTCCGAAACGATCGACTGGATGATTCGATCGAGGTCCGAAAAGCCCTGCCGTTCCTGAAGCAATTGAAGTTATGA